The Actinomadura graeca nucleotide sequence GGCTCACCCGAGGTCTCGTGCTCGGTGAGCAGGGCGTCGACCCGGTCTTCGCGCCATTGCCGTTCCAGGCCGCCGCCATCGTCGCGCGGGAGGTCGCCGATCCAGCCCCCGACGTCGGTGTCCACCGTCCGGTAGCCCCGCCGCCCCAGTTCGCCGAGCGCGGACGATTTGCCCGTGCCGGACATCCCCGTCACAAAGATCACCGTCACGTGCCCATCGTAAGGGTGCTCGACCGGCCCGCCGCAGTGGGGCAAGAAGGCTTGTTATGCAGCGCTTTCAACCTTGAGGTTGACAAAGTCGGAGGCGGCGGCGTACGGTTGTTTCAACCGACAAGTTGAAACAGGGGAAGAATGGACACGGACGCCCTGTCCCGAGTCTTCGCCGCCCTCGCGGATCCGACCCGGCGCGACATGGTGGCTCGGCTCTCGGAGGGGGACGCGACCGTGAGCCAGCTGGCCGAGCCGTACCGGATGTCGCTGCAGGCCGTCTACAAGCATCTGCGGGTGCTCGAGGACGCCGGGCTCGTCACACGGCCGCCGGGGCCTCAGCCCCGGTCGGTGCGCCTGGAGGTCCAGGCCCTCGACCTGCTGGACGTCTGGATCGAACGCCACCGGAGCCGCGTCGAGCAGCGCTACCGGCGCCTTGACGCCGTCCTGGCGACAATGGAGGGAGACGAACATGGAGAAGATCACGGAGGCGGTCATCGAGGCCGATCCGAAGCTGCCGATCATCCGGATGACCCGTGACTTCACGGCGACGCCCGCGCAGCTGCTGCGCGCGCACACCGACCCCGAGCTGTTCGCCCAGTGGGTGGGGCCCGACGCCCTGTCCACCCGGATCGAACGCTGGGACGCCTCCACCGGCGGCAGCTGGCGGTACGTCGCGGAGCACGACGGCACGGAGTACGCGTTCCACGGCTGCTTCCACGAGATACGGCCGGACCGCATCGTGCAGACCTTCACGTTCGAAGGCGATCCCGACGGGGTCGCGCTGGAGACGCTGTGGTTCGAGGACCTCGGCGAGGGCCGCACCCGCCTGCGGGCGCAGTCGCTCGTCGACAGCTTCGAGAGCCGCGACGCGTGGCTGCGCAGCGGCATGGAGGTCGGCGTCAACCAGGGTTACGCGAAGCTGGAAAGGATGCTCGCCGATGGCACTGTCTGAGCTTCCCGCCGAGCGGCACCGCGAGGTCGCGGCGCTGTTCACCGAGCGGGTCCGCGGCACCCGGTCCTGGGACGCGCCGTCCCCCGTCGACGACTGGGCCGCACGCGACGTCGTGCGTCACCTGACCGAATGGCTCCGCGCCTTCCTCGCCTCCGGCGCGGACGTCGAACTGCCCCAGGGGCCGTCGGTGGACGAGGACCCGGTCACCGCCTGGCAGGTCCACTGCGAGGGCGTTCAAGCGGTCCTGGACGATCCGAAGACGCCGCATCGTGAACTCACGAACCCGCACATCGGCCGGGTGCCCTTGGACACCGCGATCGACCGGTTCTACACCTCGGACGTGTTCATGCACACCTGGGACCTCTCCCGGGCCACCGGCCAGGACGATCGGCTGGACCCCGACTTCTGCGCTCAGATCCTCGGTGCGATGGAGCAGATGGAGGACGTCCTGCGCTCGTCCGGCCAGTACGGCGCCCGGGTGGAGGTCCCCGCCGACGCGGACGTCCAGACCAGGCTCATGGGGTTCATCGGCAGGGATCCGTTCTGGTCGGGGCGGTGAACAGGGTGGTGTCGAGGTAGGGGAGCCGATGTAGGCGATCACGCCCGCACAGGCCCTTGTGAGGGCTGCTACGTTCGGTTCCGTGTCTGACGTCCGGGCGGCCGAGCTGACCTGTCGAGCCGGGCGGCCGCCGGAGTGCGCCGCGCCGCACGCGATGCCCCGAAGACGGGACGGCCGATGACCGGCCGGTCCGAGGACGCGGCGCCGCCGCGGCGGATGTGGCCGCTGTACGCGGCGGGGTTCACGACCGCGTTCGGCGCCCACGGCATCGCCGCCAGCCTCGGATCCTCCGGCGACGCCGTCACCTCCCTGCTGGTGCTGGGCGGCCTGCTCGCCCTGTACGACGGCGCGGAGGTGCTGCTCAAACCCCTCTTCGGCGGCATCGCCGACCGGATCGGGGCGCGCCCGGTCCTGCTCGGCGGGCTGGTCGCGTTCGCGCTCGCCTCCGCGGTGTACGCCGTGGCGGACGGTCCCGGCTGGCTGTGGGCCGCCCGGCTCGGGCAGGGCGCGGCCGCGTCGGCGTTCTCCCCGTCGGCCTCCGCCCTGGTGGCCCGGCTGAACCCGTCGGCGAGGCTCGGCCGCGCGTTCGGCGGGTACGGCTTCTACAAGTCGATCGGCTACACCCTCGGGCCGCTGCTGGGCGGCTTGCTGGTGTGGGCGGGCGGCCTGCGGCTGCTGTTCACGGTCCTCGCGGTGCTGGGCGCGGCGGTCGCGGTGTGGGCGGCGCTGGCCGTCCCAGCGGTGCCGCCGCTGCCGAGGACCCGGCAGACCGTCCTCGGCCTGGCCCGGCGCCTGGCCGATCCGGCGTTCCTCGCGCCGACCTCCGCGCTGGCGGCGGCGACGGCGGCGCTGTCGGCCGGGGTGGGGTTCCTGCCGGTGTCCGGCCGCGCCGCCGGCCTCGGCGCGATCGCCACCGGGGCCGCGGTCTCCGTCCTGGCCGCCTGCGCCGCCGTCGTCCAGCCCCGCGCCGGACGCGCCCTGGACGACGGGCGCCTGACCACCCGGACCGGCATCCTGGCGGGCCTGCTCACCACCGCCGCGGGCCTGGCCGCCGCGACGCTGCCCGGGCTGCCCGGCATCCTGGCGGCGGCGATGCTGATCGGTGCCGGGACCGGCCTCGTCACCCCGCTCGGGTTCGCCGCCCTGGCCGCCCGCACCCCCGCCGGACGCATGGGCCAGACCATGGGCGCCGCCGAGCTCGGCCGCGAATTCGGCGACGCCGGCGGTCCGCTGCTCGTCGCCTCCGTTGCGGCCGCCGCCACCCTCACCTGCGGTTACGCCGCCCTCGCCCTCCTGATCGCACTCCCGCCCCTGGCCGGTCTGCTCCTGCCCTCCGGTCCGCGGTTGAAGGCGGCGCCGGGAGACGGTCCCGGGGGATCAGGACGATCGGCGTAGGCCCGCGATGAGGATCCCGAC carries:
- a CDS encoding ArsR/SmtB family transcription factor, which translates into the protein MVARLSEGDATVSQLAEPYRMSLQAVYKHLRVLEDAGLVTRPPGPQPRSVRLEVQALDLLDVWIERHRSRVEQRYRRLDAVLATMEGDEHGEDHGGGHRGRSEAADHPDDP
- a CDS encoding SRPBCC family protein; this encodes MEKITEAVIEADPKLPIIRMTRDFTATPAQLLRAHTDPELFAQWVGPDALSTRIERWDASTGGSWRYVAEHDGTEYAFHGCFHEIRPDRIVQTFTFEGDPDGVALETLWFEDLGEGRTRLRAQSLVDSFESRDAWLRSGMEVGVNQGYAKLERMLADGTV
- a CDS encoding TIGR03086 family metal-binding protein, whose amino-acid sequence is MALSELPAERHREVAALFTERVRGTRSWDAPSPVDDWAARDVVRHLTEWLRAFLASGADVELPQGPSVDEDPVTAWQVHCEGVQAVLDDPKTPHRELTNPHIGRVPLDTAIDRFYTSDVFMHTWDLSRATGQDDRLDPDFCAQILGAMEQMEDVLRSSGQYGARVEVPADADVQTRLMGFIGRDPFWSGR
- a CDS encoding MFS transporter; translated protein: MTGRSEDAAPPRRMWPLYAAGFTTAFGAHGIAASLGSSGDAVTSLLVLGGLLALYDGAEVLLKPLFGGIADRIGARPVLLGGLVAFALASAVYAVADGPGWLWAARLGQGAAASAFSPSASALVARLNPSARLGRAFGGYGFYKSIGYTLGPLLGGLLVWAGGLRLLFTVLAVLGAAVAVWAALAVPAVPPLPRTRQTVLGLARRLADPAFLAPTSALAAATAALSAGVGFLPVSGRAAGLGAIATGAAVSVLAACAAVVQPRAGRALDDGRLTTRTGILAGLLTTAAGLAAATLPGLPGILAAAMLIGAGTGLVTPLGFAALAARTPAGRMGQTMGAAELGREFGDAGGPLLVASVAAAATLTCGYAALALLIALPPLAGLLLPSGPRLKAAPGDGPGGSGRSA